One Desulfosoma sp. genomic window carries:
- the gatB gene encoding Asp-tRNA(Asn)/Glu-tRNA(Gln) amidotransferase subunit GatB, whose protein sequence is MVQKGAFMEWETVIGLEVHAQLLTQSKIFCGCSTAFGAPPNIHTCPVCLGMPGVLPVLNRTVVEYAMKMALATHCRIAPRCRFARKNYFYPDLPKNYQISQYEEPLATGGWLDITTENGTRRIGITRIHMEEDAGKLVHDEGQPVSYVDFNRTGVPLIEIVSEPDIRTPEEAAAYLRTLRDILRYLEICDGNMEEGSFRCDANISLRPVGATDFGVKTELKNMNSFRNVQRALEFEVRRQRALLDKGEPVVQETRLWDAGRGVTVSMRGKEEAHDYRYFPDPDLVPLAIDDDWIEAVRRSLPELPDAKRERFMAQYGLPAYDATVLTASKDVADYFESVAADFPQPKTVSNWIMSELLRELKRDEREIDQCPVPPKHLAELLHLVDKNVISGKIAKTVFKEMYETGASPSRIVEEKGLRQVTDEGALMAVVEQVLQENPKEVEAYRQGKEKLMGFFVGQVMQKTRGKANPQLVNRMLKEKLSG, encoded by the coding sequence ATGGTTCAGAAAGGCGCGTTTATGGAATGGGAAACGGTCATTGGGTTGGAAGTGCATGCGCAATTGCTGACACAAAGCAAAATCTTTTGTGGATGTTCCACGGCCTTTGGAGCTCCCCCCAACATCCACACATGCCCTGTTTGTCTGGGCATGCCTGGGGTGCTTCCGGTGTTAAACCGGACCGTCGTTGAATACGCCATGAAGATGGCTTTGGCCACCCACTGCCGTATCGCTCCTCGGTGCCGCTTCGCCCGTAAGAACTACTTCTATCCGGACCTTCCCAAAAACTACCAGATTTCTCAGTACGAAGAACCCTTGGCCACGGGCGGATGGCTGGATATTACTACGGAAAACGGCACACGGCGTATCGGTATCACACGGATTCACATGGAAGAAGATGCAGGAAAACTTGTCCACGATGAAGGCCAACCGGTAAGTTATGTGGACTTCAACCGTACGGGGGTGCCTCTCATTGAAATCGTGAGCGAACCCGACATACGCACGCCCGAGGAAGCCGCCGCATACTTGCGCACGCTTCGAGATATTCTCCGTTACCTGGAAATCTGCGACGGCAACATGGAAGAAGGCAGTTTTCGGTGCGACGCCAACATCAGTTTACGACCCGTCGGTGCCACGGACTTCGGCGTCAAGACGGAACTGAAAAACATGAACTCTTTTCGTAACGTGCAGCGCGCCCTGGAATTTGAAGTACGCCGTCAGCGAGCCCTTCTGGACAAAGGCGAACCCGTCGTGCAGGAAACTCGATTATGGGATGCCGGCCGCGGCGTTACAGTGAGCATGCGCGGCAAAGAGGAAGCTCACGATTACCGCTATTTTCCAGACCCTGACCTGGTGCCCTTGGCCATCGATGATGATTGGATTGAAGCCGTGCGGCGCAGCCTTCCCGAATTGCCCGACGCCAAGAGGGAGCGCTTTATGGCTCAATACGGACTTCCGGCCTATGACGCAACGGTCCTGACGGCTTCCAAGGATGTGGCCGATTATTTTGAATCGGTTGCGGCAGATTTTCCTCAACCCAAAACCGTCAGCAACTGGATCATGAGTGAACTTCTGCGGGAATTGAAACGGGACGAGCGGGAAATCGACCAATGTCCCGTACCCCCCAAACACCTGGCGGAACTGCTGCACTTGGTGGACAAAAATGTGATCAGCGGAAAGATCGCCAAGACCGTTTTCAAGGAAATGTACGAAACCGGAGCCTCGCCGTCACGAATTGTGGAAGAAAAAGGATTGCGGCAGGTCACCGACGAAGGGGCGCTCATGGCCGTCGTTGAACAGGTGCTCCAAGAAAATCCCAAGGAAGTGGAAGCTTACCGACAGGGCAAGGAAAAGCTCATGGGCTTTTTTGTCGGGCAGGTGATGCAGAAAACACGGGGCAAAGCCAACCCCCAGCTGGTCAACCGCATGCTTAAGGAAAAACTTTCGGGCTGA
- the mtnA gene encoding S-methyl-5-thioribose-1-phosphate isomerase, translating into MPPSPLRPIWWDGDAVMILDQRLLPHKHKVLRCTTVDEVIRAIKTMAIRGAPAVGIAGAMAAALAARAITAADVRTFFRKFSRACQRIRAARPTGNNLSWAVDAVFAVVVENPGADVPTLQKLIREKSQAILEEDIRTNEAIGQWGRQVVPRGARILTYCNAGALATGDYGTALGVIRAAFAADPSIHVTCCETRPFLQGSRLTAYELMVEKIPCTLITDNAAGSLMQQKKIDLVIVGADRIAANGDTANKIGTYSLAVLAQANGVPFYVAAPRSTIDPLLPNGSGIPIEVRDPKEVTHFYGRQVAPRGMAALNPAFDVTPHRYITGIITEVGVIKKPFTQGIRRALEAPFAPVS; encoded by the coding sequence ATGCCCCCTTCGCCGCTTAGGCCGATTTGGTGGGACGGCGACGCTGTCATGATCTTGGATCAAAGGCTTTTGCCCCACAAGCACAAGGTCTTGCGCTGTACCACGGTGGATGAAGTCATTCGAGCGATTAAGACCATGGCCATCCGAGGGGCGCCCGCCGTAGGGATAGCCGGAGCTATGGCCGCGGCCTTGGCTGCTCGAGCTATCACGGCGGCGGATGTGCGCACCTTTTTCCGGAAGTTTTCTCGTGCATGCCAACGTATTCGAGCGGCTCGACCAACGGGAAACAATCTGAGCTGGGCTGTGGATGCCGTCTTTGCCGTGGTGGTGGAAAATCCTGGAGCGGATGTGCCCACATTGCAAAAGCTTATTCGAGAAAAATCCCAGGCGATTCTTGAGGAAGACATCCGCACCAATGAAGCCATCGGGCAGTGGGGACGGCAAGTGGTTCCTCGCGGCGCCCGCATCCTCACCTACTGCAACGCGGGTGCTTTGGCTACCGGAGACTACGGCACCGCTTTGGGGGTCATTCGTGCAGCGTTCGCCGCCGACCCCTCCATTCACGTTACCTGCTGTGAAACTCGACCGTTTCTTCAAGGAAGCCGCCTGACCGCTTATGAACTCATGGTGGAAAAAATACCGTGCACCCTGATCACGGACAATGCCGCCGGAAGCTTGATGCAGCAAAAAAAGATCGATCTAGTGATCGTAGGGGCGGACCGGATTGCAGCAAACGGTGACACGGCCAACAAGATCGGAACCTACTCGCTGGCCGTGCTGGCCCAGGCAAACGGTGTGCCCTTTTACGTGGCGGCACCGAGATCCACCATCGATCCTCTGTTGCCCAATGGGTCTGGAATCCCCATAGAAGTGCGGGATCCCAAGGAAGTGACCCATTTTTACGGGCGTCAAGTGGCTCCTCGAGGCATGGCGGCTCTGAATCCGGCCTTTGATGTGACACCCCATCGATACATTACGGGAATCATCACGGAAGTGGGCGTCATCAAAAAACCCTTTACACAAGGGATTCGCCGAGCCTTGGAAGCCCCTTTTGCACCCGTCTCGTAA
- the radA gene encoding DNA repair protein RadA, with protein MSKDKTVFQCVECGYETSKWLGRCPGCQAWNTFQEAVKVSKSGRTIGGKPTSAQPVLLFDVPILEEMRLKSGLQEWDRVLGGGLVPGSVILLAGDPGIGKSTLLLQALGHMARLGSVLYVSGEESLAQIKLRAQRLGLAPTDSLWVLAETSLDTLEPLLSSRPPLVLAVDSIQTMRLDLLESAPGSVSQVRESAAWLQRLAKEKNMGVFLVGHVTKEGVVAGPRVLEHLVDAVLYLEGDRSHTFRLLRAVKNRFGSTNEIGVFEMKESGLEQVPNPSRFLLAERPKGVAGSVVVCAMEGTRPILVEVQALVSSSGWAQPRRTFMGVDPNRVSLLLAVLEKKLGFHFLQQDVFVNVAGGVKLSETAADLAVVLALVSSSMEVALPEDLVAWGEVGLAGEVRGVGHAGRRLAEAVSLGFRTIVCPRGNQEQLASCGIEGHCIGVRSVEEAVKTLFG; from the coding sequence ATGAGCAAAGACAAGACTGTTTTTCAATGCGTGGAGTGCGGTTACGAAACTTCCAAATGGCTGGGGAGATGTCCCGGTTGTCAGGCATGGAACACGTTTCAGGAAGCCGTGAAAGTTTCCAAAAGCGGTCGAACAATCGGAGGCAAACCAACCTCTGCGCAACCTGTACTCCTTTTCGATGTGCCGATCCTGGAAGAAATGCGCCTCAAGTCAGGTTTGCAAGAATGGGACCGTGTGCTGGGCGGTGGACTGGTTCCCGGATCGGTCATTCTCCTTGCCGGGGATCCGGGTATCGGCAAATCCACGCTGCTCTTACAGGCTTTAGGACACATGGCACGGCTGGGTTCCGTGCTTTACGTTTCCGGGGAAGAAAGCCTGGCCCAAATTAAATTGCGGGCGCAACGTCTCGGGCTCGCTCCGACCGACTCCCTGTGGGTTCTTGCCGAAACAAGCTTGGACACTCTGGAACCCCTTCTGTCAAGCCGCCCTCCTTTAGTCTTGGCTGTAGATTCCATTCAAACCATGCGGTTGGATCTTTTGGAAAGCGCTCCGGGGTCTGTGTCTCAGGTGAGGGAATCGGCGGCATGGTTACAGCGTCTGGCCAAAGAAAAAAACATGGGTGTTTTTCTTGTGGGCCATGTCACGAAGGAAGGTGTTGTGGCCGGGCCTCGAGTCCTGGAGCATCTGGTGGATGCCGTGCTCTACCTGGAAGGAGACCGCAGCCATACCTTTCGCCTTCTTCGAGCCGTGAAAAACCGCTTCGGGTCCACCAATGAAATCGGGGTTTTTGAAATGAAGGAATCGGGTTTGGAACAGGTGCCGAATCCGTCTCGATTCCTACTCGCTGAGCGACCCAAGGGTGTTGCAGGATCGGTTGTCGTGTGTGCCATGGAAGGCACCCGGCCCATTCTGGTGGAGGTGCAGGCTTTGGTGTCTTCCAGCGGCTGGGCGCAGCCAAGGCGCACCTTTATGGGCGTGGACCCCAATCGCGTGTCCCTGCTGTTGGCCGTGCTGGAAAAGAAATTGGGGTTTCATTTTCTGCAGCAGGACGTTTTCGTCAATGTGGCGGGAGGGGTCAAGCTGAGCGAAACGGCGGCGGATCTGGCGGTGGTTTTGGCCTTGGTAAGCAGTTCCATGGAAGTGGCTTTGCCTGAGGATTTGGTGGCCTGGGGAGAAGTGGGGCTGGCCGGAGAAGTCCGAGGGGTAGGGCATGCAGGGCGTCGGTTGGCTGAAGCTGTGTCTTTGGGATTTCGCACCATCGTTTGCCCTCGCGGGAATCAGGAACAGTTGGCTTCATGTGGCATCGAAGGGCATTGTATCGGGGTGCGCTCCGTGGAAGAAGCCGTCAAAACCCTTTTCGGCTAA
- the trxA gene encoding thioredoxin, whose amino-acid sequence MAGKNIIEITDGSFEQEVLQSSIPVLVDFWAPWCGPCRAIAPVIDELSAEYAGKLKVAKCNVDENPNTPARFGIRAIPTLILFKNGNVTEQITGAVAKSQIAAAVDKVVS is encoded by the coding sequence ATGGCTGGAAAGAACATCATTGAAATCACGGACGGCAGTTTTGAACAGGAAGTTTTGCAATCCAGTATTCCGGTTCTGGTGGATTTCTGGGCGCCTTGGTGCGGACCGTGCCGTGCCATCGCTCCGGTGATCGACGAACTGTCGGCCGAATACGCGGGAAAACTCAAAGTGGCCAAATGCAATGTGGATGAAAATCCTAACACGCCGGCCCGGTTCGGCATTCGAGCCATCCCGACCCTGATCCTTTTCAAGAACGGAAACGTGACGGAACAGATTACGGGCGCGGTCGCCAAGTCCCAGATTGCTGCGGCAGTGGACAAGGTGGTCTCCTGA
- the trxB gene encoding thioredoxin-disulfide reductase encodes MITPELYDMVIVGGGPAGLTAALYACRARYKTLLVERIGLGGQLLTYEKVDNYPGFPEGITTFELIELFKAQALRFGMEHRSAEVTSLEVTGPVKVLHTTEGPIEAKSVIIATGCAPKKLQVKGEVEFTGRGVSYCAICDGPFYRNEQVAVVGGGDTAVEEAVYLTKFASHVHIIHRRSELRAIKVLQEEALSNPKITVHWNRIVSEIHGGPQGVTGLELQDTTTCESSRLDVSGVFVFVGLLPNSQWVPEIVRRDDSGFLITNEEMATSVPGIFAAGDVRSKSLRQIVTAVGDGATAAFCAGRYIENRKA; translated from the coding sequence ATGATAACCCCTGAACTGTACGACATGGTGATCGTAGGTGGAGGCCCTGCGGGACTCACAGCGGCACTCTATGCATGTCGAGCCCGCTACAAGACCCTTCTGGTGGAACGCATCGGCTTGGGCGGCCAGTTGCTCACCTACGAAAAAGTGGACAATTACCCTGGATTTCCCGAAGGGATCACTACCTTTGAATTGATCGAACTCTTCAAAGCGCAGGCTTTGCGATTCGGCATGGAACATCGCAGTGCTGAAGTGACATCTTTGGAAGTGACCGGCCCGGTCAAGGTGCTGCACACCACCGAAGGCCCTATTGAAGCAAAATCGGTGATCATCGCCACGGGATGCGCTCCCAAGAAGCTCCAGGTCAAGGGAGAAGTGGAATTTACGGGTCGAGGTGTTTCTTACTGTGCGATCTGTGACGGCCCGTTTTACCGCAATGAACAGGTGGCCGTGGTCGGCGGCGGGGACACGGCTGTGGAAGAAGCCGTGTACCTGACTAAATTCGCGTCCCATGTGCACATCATTCATCGTCGGAGCGAGCTTCGAGCCATCAAAGTCCTTCAGGAAGAAGCCCTGTCCAACCCCAAGATTACGGTCCATTGGAACCGTATCGTTTCGGAAATTCACGGCGGCCCTCAAGGTGTGACCGGCCTTGAACTGCAAGACACCACCACCTGCGAAAGTTCTCGATTGGACGTCTCCGGTGTCTTCGTCTTTGTTGGGCTTCTTCCCAATAGCCAGTGGGTGCCCGAAATTGTCCGGCGAGATGATTCGGGGTTTCTCATCACCAACGAAGAGATGGCCACGTCGGTTCCAGGCATTTTCGCAGCCGGCGATGTGCGATCGAAAAGCCTTCGCCAGATCGTTACCGCCGTAGGCGACGGCGCAACAGCGGCTTTTTGCGCCGGACGCTATATCGAGAATCGTAAAGCGTGA
- a CDS encoding outer membrane protein assembly factor BamD, which translates to MTILFQRWNLGGVLRCLAVSSLCMALLTGCGTNLLSYYFDDLFDSGDTAERTPEQLAWDGMEAMRAKKYGKALESFQKLKERYPYSKYAILAELKVGDAHYYKKDYEEAALAYEEFVRLHPRNEAVPYVLYQLGMSQYLISPSMDRDQDQTRKAMETFQRLMELYPNTEYAAKAQAQLFECEKRIAAHEYRIARMYYNMGKYRAAQQRLTRLLEDYPKAVEKLGYGKDIEKILAESGKKLERQGDGKSVWTRLGF; encoded by the coding sequence ATGACTATTCTGTTTCAACGGTGGAACCTTGGCGGTGTGCTACGGTGCCTCGCAGTCTCGAGCCTCTGCATGGCGCTTTTGACCGGATGCGGGACAAATCTTCTCAGTTACTACTTCGACGATCTGTTTGACTCAGGAGACACCGCCGAACGCACGCCGGAACAATTGGCCTGGGACGGAATGGAAGCCATGCGGGCCAAAAAATACGGTAAGGCTCTGGAGTCTTTCCAAAAACTTAAGGAACGATACCCATACAGCAAGTATGCCATTTTGGCGGAACTTAAAGTGGGAGACGCCCATTATTACAAGAAAGACTACGAAGAAGCCGCTCTCGCCTACGAAGAATTTGTGCGGCTGCATCCGAGAAACGAGGCCGTCCCTTATGTGTTGTATCAGTTGGGCATGAGTCAGTACCTCATCTCACCGTCCATGGACCGGGATCAGGATCAGACACGCAAGGCCATGGAAACCTTTCAGAGGCTCATGGAACTTTATCCCAACACGGAATATGCCGCCAAAGCCCAGGCTCAGCTCTTTGAATGCGAAAAGCGTATCGCCGCCCATGAATATCGTATTGCGCGCATGTACTACAACATGGGCAAATACCGAGCGGCTCAGCAACGTCTGACACGCCTGCTGGAAGATTATCCCAAAGCAGTAGAGAAGCTGGGCTACGGAAAGGACATTGAAAAGATTCTTGCCGAGAGCGGAAAAAAGTTGGAACGCCAAGGGGACGGCAAGAGTGTCTGGACTCGCCTGGGATTTTAA
- the rho gene encoding transcription termination factor Rho, with product MNLVELKRRNIKELVSLARALQIEGATSMRKQDLIFAILQAQAEMSGLIYGEGVLEILPDGFGFLRTQDYNYLPGPDDIYVSPSQIRRFNLRTGDTISGQIRPPKDNERYFALLKVEAVNFEEPEVAKDKILFDNLTPIYPDRRIKLETTSDNYSTRVMDLLTPVGFGQRGLIVAPPRTGKTMLLQSIANAIAKNHRDAYLIVLLIDERPEEVTDMERNVRAEVVSSTFDEPAQRHVQVAEMVIEKAKRLVEHRRDVVILLDSITRLARAYNTVVPPSGKILSGGLDSNALHRPKRFFGAARNIEQGGSLTIIATALIDTGSRMDEVIFEEFKGTGNMEIHLDRKLADRRIFPAIDINRSGTRKEELLLPPEDLNRIWILRKLLSPLNPVDAMEFLLDKMQGTKDNEDFLASMNR from the coding sequence ATGAACCTGGTGGAACTCAAGCGGCGCAATATCAAGGAACTAGTCTCCCTGGCGCGAGCGCTTCAGATCGAAGGCGCCACTTCCATGCGCAAACAGGATCTCATCTTCGCCATTCTGCAGGCTCAAGCAGAAATGAGCGGTCTTATCTACGGCGAAGGTGTTCTGGAAATCCTTCCCGACGGATTCGGGTTTCTTCGGACTCAGGACTATAATTACCTGCCCGGTCCGGACGACATCTACGTCAGCCCGTCCCAGATTCGCCGGTTCAATCTGCGCACCGGAGACACCATCTCGGGCCAAATCCGGCCTCCTAAGGACAATGAACGCTACTTCGCGCTGCTCAAGGTGGAAGCGGTCAACTTCGAAGAACCCGAAGTGGCCAAAGACAAGATCCTCTTTGACAACCTGACCCCCATTTATCCCGACCGACGGATCAAGCTGGAAACCACTTCGGACAACTATTCCACCCGCGTCATGGATCTCCTCACGCCCGTGGGATTCGGGCAGCGTGGCCTCATCGTGGCCCCTCCCCGCACCGGTAAGACCATGCTTTTGCAAAGCATCGCCAACGCCATCGCCAAAAATCATCGTGACGCCTACCTTATCGTGCTTCTCATCGATGAACGTCCGGAAGAAGTCACAGACATGGAACGTAACGTGCGGGCGGAAGTGGTGAGTTCCACCTTTGACGAACCCGCGCAGCGCCATGTGCAGGTGGCCGAAATGGTCATCGAAAAAGCGAAGCGGCTCGTGGAACATCGCCGCGACGTGGTCATTCTGCTGGACAGCATCACACGGTTGGCTCGAGCCTACAACACGGTGGTGCCGCCTAGCGGCAAGATTCTTTCCGGAGGTTTGGATTCCAACGCCCTGCATCGTCCCAAGCGCTTTTTCGGCGCCGCACGAAACATCGAACAAGGCGGCAGCCTCACCATTATCGCCACGGCCCTTATCGATACGGGAAGCCGCATGGACGAAGTGATCTTTGAAGAATTCAAGGGCACGGGCAACATGGAAATCCATCTGGATCGTAAGCTGGCCGATCGGCGTATCTTCCCGGCCATCGACATCAACCGATCCGGCACCCGTAAGGAAGAACTGCTGCTTCCTCCGGAAGATCTCAACCGTATCTGGATCTTGCGCAAGCTCCTCTCTCCCCTTAACCCTGTGGACGCCATGGAATTTCTTCTGGACAAAATGCAAGGCACCAAGGACAATGAAGACTTCCTTGCATCCATGAACCGATAA
- the rpmE gene encoding 50S ribosomal protein L31: MKKDIHPQYFQTVIRCACGNEIQTGSTKKDIRVEICSKCHPFFTGKQKLVDTGGRIERFMKKYEHYQKNQEKAQENR, encoded by the coding sequence ATGAAAAAGGACATTCATCCGCAATACTTTCAAACGGTGATTCGCTGCGCCTGCGGCAACGAGATTCAGACGGGTTCCACAAAAAAAGATATTCGTGTGGAAATCTGTTCCAAGTGCCATCCGTTTTTTACGGGTAAACAGAAACTGGTGGACACGGGTGGGCGTATCGAACGGTTTATGAAAAAGTATGAGCATTACCAAAAGAATCAGGAAAAAGCCCAGGAAAACCGTTAG
- the prfA gene encoding peptide chain release factor 1 yields the protein MFDRLAGLEERYIELEKLLSDPEVINQPREYQKIAKEHADLSPLVEALRRYRKAQEEIESNQDLLRQENDPEMRELIREDLNRLRKELEDTEQALKRMLVPKDPNDEKNVILEIRAGTGGEEAALFAADLFRMYSRYAENRGWKVELLDAHSTGIGGFKEVIAAINGSGAFSRLKFERGVHRVQRVPETESQGRIHTSAVTVAVLPEAEEVDVEIDPNDLRVDVFRSSGPGGQSVNTTDSAVRITHLPTGLVVVCQDEKSQHKNKAKAMKVLRARLLDRMRSEQEAKIAQERKSQVGTGDRSERIRTYNFPQNRVTDHRINLTLYKLEEVMMGALDDIIDPLIAAAQAEALQEGNP from the coding sequence ATGTTTGATCGACTGGCCGGACTGGAAGAACGTTACATAGAACTGGAAAAGCTTTTGAGCGACCCTGAGGTGATCAACCAACCCAGGGAATACCAAAAGATCGCCAAGGAACATGCGGATCTTTCCCCCTTGGTGGAAGCGCTTCGGCGCTATCGAAAAGCTCAGGAAGAAATAGAATCCAATCAGGATCTTCTTCGCCAGGAAAACGATCCTGAAATGCGTGAACTCATTCGTGAAGACCTGAACCGACTTCGAAAGGAACTGGAAGACACGGAGCAGGCTCTTAAGCGCATGCTGGTCCCCAAGGATCCCAACGACGAAAAGAACGTGATCCTGGAAATTCGAGCGGGAACCGGGGGGGAAGAAGCCGCTTTGTTTGCGGCGGATCTTTTTCGCATGTATTCACGTTATGCAGAAAATCGAGGCTGGAAGGTGGAGTTGCTGGATGCGCATTCCACAGGAATCGGGGGATTCAAGGAAGTCATTGCAGCCATTAACGGATCTGGAGCCTTCAGCCGGTTGAAATTTGAACGGGGAGTGCACCGAGTCCAGCGCGTACCGGAAACGGAAAGTCAAGGTCGAATCCACACGTCGGCCGTCACGGTGGCGGTGCTTCCGGAAGCCGAAGAAGTGGATGTGGAAATCGATCCCAACGATCTGCGTGTGGATGTGTTTCGGTCTTCGGGGCCGGGCGGTCAGAGTGTGAACACCACGGATTCGGCCGTGCGCATCACGCATCTTCCCACGGGTCTGGTGGTGGTGTGCCAGGATGAAAAATCTCAGCACAAAAACAAGGCCAAGGCCATGAAGGTGCTTCGAGCGCGCCTGCTGGACAGGATGCGTTCGGAACAGGAAGCCAAAATCGCCCAGGAACGCAAAAGCCAAGTGGGAACCGGAGATCGCAGCGAGCGGATTCGCACCTACAATTTTCCTCAGAATCGTGTCACCGACCACCGCATTAACCTCACGCTCTATAAACTGGAAGAGGTCATGATGGGTGCTCTGGACGACATCATCGACCCTCTGATCGCCGCGGCCCAAGCGGAAGCGCTTCAAGAAGGAAATCCCTGA
- the prmC gene encoding peptide chain release factor N(5)-glutamine methyltransferase, producing the protein MADEIWTILKVLQWTTDYFRRKGLEQPRSDAEVLLAHALNLRRVDLYLRYDQPLRPEELARYRALIQRRAAREPTQYITGRQEFWSLTLEVSPAVLIPRPETELLVELALEAFPDTPLRALDIGTGSGAIAIALATERPQWHVLAGDVSHEALQLARRNAQRHGVDGRIHFFRGDLTAPLRPSPPAFHVICANPPYIGDAEWSELAPEITGFEPRQALLGGGPDGTLLPARLLREAIPLLCPKGVLLMEIAPSQAQKLQHLAHSLGSNTQVSIHKDYGGKLRVLRIVKSQNRQS; encoded by the coding sequence ATGGCCGATGAGATCTGGACCATTCTCAAGGTGCTTCAATGGACCACGGACTATTTCCGCCGTAAAGGTTTGGAACAGCCCCGTTCCGATGCGGAAGTGCTTCTGGCTCACGCCCTGAATCTTCGCCGTGTGGATCTTTATCTGCGTTATGACCAACCCCTTCGTCCTGAAGAACTGGCCCGTTACCGGGCTCTGATTCAACGCCGTGCCGCTCGAGAACCCACGCAGTACATCACAGGGCGCCAAGAATTCTGGTCCCTTACCTTGGAAGTTTCCCCGGCGGTTCTGATCCCTCGCCCGGAAACGGAACTTCTTGTGGAACTGGCCCTGGAAGCCTTTCCCGACACTCCGCTTCGCGCTCTGGATATCGGTACGGGATCGGGAGCCATCGCTATCGCTTTGGCTACGGAACGACCTCAGTGGCATGTTCTGGCCGGTGACGTTTCCCACGAAGCGCTGCAGTTGGCACGGCGAAACGCACAGCGCCACGGGGTTGATGGGCGTATTCATTTCTTTCGGGGCGATCTCACGGCACCACTTCGGCCGTCCCCGCCGGCCTTTCACGTCATCTGTGCCAACCCTCCCTACATCGGGGATGCGGAGTGGTCCGAGCTGGCTCCGGAAATCACTGGTTTTGAACCACGTCAGGCTCTTTTGGGAGGTGGTCCCGACGGCACGCTTCTTCCAGCACGTCTTCTTCGCGAAGCCATCCCGCTCCTTTGTCCCAAAGGAGTTCTGCTCATGGAAATCGCTCCCTCCCAGGCCCAAAAACTCCAGCATTTAGCGCATTCCTTGGGATCGAACACCCAGGTTTCCATCCACAAGGACTACGGAGGCAAACTGAGAGTCCTCAGAATCGTGAAGTCGCAAAATCGTCAATCGTGA